A window of the Ammoniphilus oxalaticus genome harbors these coding sequences:
- a CDS encoding DUF2533 family protein — translation MGVHLEISKNVKSIRQIIGEYKRLDGLREREIEEAIQRAKQKETFSVESINRVTEALNQYAATHHLPLRKQVTVDMINEICHQA, via the coding sequence ATGGGTGTTCATCTTGAAATTTCTAAAAATGTTAAGTCGATTCGACAGATTATTGGGGAATACAAACGATTAGATGGGTTAAGAGAGAGGGAAATTGAGGAAGCAATTCAGCGGGCAAAACAAAAAGAAACGTTTTCGGTCGAGTCCATTAATCGAGTGACAGAAGCGTTGAATCAATATGCCGCGACACATCATCTCCCTTTAAGAAAACAGGTTACGGTTGACATGATAAATGAAATTTGTCACCAAGCTTAG